From a region of the Catharus ustulatus isolate bCatUst1 chromosome 11, bCatUst1.pri.v2, whole genome shotgun sequence genome:
- the NAE1 gene encoding NEDD8-activating enzyme E1 regulatory subunit gives MARPGRAGLKEQRYDRQLRLWGDHGQEALESAHVCVINATATGTEILKNLVLPGIGSFTIVDENRVSGEDVGNNFFLQKSHIGQNRAQSAMELLQELNSDVSGNFVEESPEKLLDNNPSFFNRFNLVVATQLPESTLLRLAEVLWNSNIPLLVCRTYGLVGYLRVVIKEHTVVESHPDNMLEDLRLDKPFPELTEHVQDYDLEHMDKKDHSHTPWIVIVAKYLTKWFNEKSEQLPKSYKEKEAFKELIRQGILKNENGTPEDEENFEEAIKNVNTALNRTEVPRGIEELFNDDCCLKLTEQSSSFWVLVRALKEFVANEGQGSLPVRGTIPDMMADSSKFIKLQNVYREKAKKDIAAVGNHAAKLLQSLGKAPESISERELKLFCSNAAFLRVVRCRSLAEEHSPNSYSKDTIISHMDNPDSEIVLYLMLRAVDRFYKQHGRYPGVYNYQVEDDIGKLKSCLTGFLQEHGLSVVVKDDYVHEFCRYGAAEPHAVAAFMGGAAAQEVIKVITGQFVIFNNTFIYSGMSQTSATFQL, from the exons AtggcgcggccgggccgggccggcctCAAGGAGCAGCGCTACGACCGCCAGCTCAG ACTGTGGGGTGACCATGGCCAAGAAGCATTGGAATCTGCCCATGTGTGTGTGATAAATGCAACAGCAACAGGAACTGAAATACTTAAAAACCTGGTGCTGCCAG gtATTGGTTCATTTACAATTGTCGATGAGAACCGAGTCTCTGGAGAAGATGTTGGAAATAA tttctttctacAAAAAAGCCATATTGGTCAG AATCGTGCCCAGAGTGCCATGGAGCTCTTGCAGGAGTTGAATAGTGATGTTTCTGGAAACTTTGTTGAAGAG AGTCCAGAAAAACTTTTAGACAACAACCCTTCCTTTTTTAATCGGTTTAACTTAGTGGTTGCAACACAACTGCCAGAAAG CACATTGCTGCGCCTGGCTGAAGTTCTCTGGAATTCCAACATTCCCCTGCTGGTCTGCAGGACTTATGGGCTGGTTGGTTACCTGAGAGTTGTGATTAAAGAACATACAG TTGTTGAATCTCACCCTGACAATATGTTAGAAGATCTGAGATTGGACAAACCATTTCCAGAACTGACAGAGCATGTTCAGGATTATGACTTGGAGCATATGGACAAAAAG GACCACAGCCACACTCCATGGATTGTGATTGTAGCCAAGTATCTCACAAAATGGTTCAATGAG aaaagtGAACAGTTGCCTAAGAGTTACAAAGAGAAAGAAGCCTTCAAAGAACTGATTCGGCAAG gTATCTTAAAGAATGAAAATGGGACCCCAGAAGATGAGGAAAACTTTGAAGAAGCTATAAAAAATGTGAACACAGCATTAAATCGTACAGag gtTCCAAGAGGCATTGAAGAGCTTTTTAATGATGATTGCTGCCTAAAACTCACAGAGCAG TCATCTTCCTTCTGGGTTTTGGTTCGAGCTTTAAAGGAATTTGTGGCAAATGAAGGGCAAGGAAGCTTGCCTGTCCGGGGCACCATTCCTGATATGATGGCAGACTCCAGTAAATTCATCAAATTGCAAAATGT ATACCGTGAGAAAGCAAAGAAGGATATTGCTGCTGTGGGGAACCATGCTGCTAAATTGTTACAGTCTCTGGGCAAG GCACCTGAGTCTATTTCAGAGAGAGAGCTGAAATTGTTCT GTAGCAACGCCGCTTTCCTGCGCGTGGTGCGCTGCCGGTCCCTGGCTGAGGAGCACAGCCCCAACTCCTACAGCAAGGATACAATCA TTTCCCATATGGATAACCCAGACAGTGAAATAGTGCTGTACTTGATGCTGAGGGCTGTCGATAGATTTTACAAGCAGCATGGCAGATACCCAG GTGTCTACAACTACCAGGTGGAAGATGATATTGGAAAGCTAAAATCATGCCTTACTGGTTTCCTCCAAGAGCATGGGCTGTCTGTAGTGGTGAAAGATGACTATGTGCATGAGTT TTGTCGCTACGGAGCTGCTGAGCCTCACGCTGTTGCTGCCTTCATGGGAG gagctgctgcacaggaaGTTATCAAAGTCATTACAGGAcagtttgtaatttttaataacaCTTTTATTTACAGTGGAATGTCACAGACTTCAGCAACTTTCCAGCTGTAG